In Phormidium yuhuli AB48, one genomic interval encodes:
- a CDS encoding energy-coupling factor ABC transporter ATP-binding protein, which produces MSQHPAITVRDVSFEWNSGSVVLNHCSLEVPAGEFWMLLGTNGSGKSTLLRILADLLPRKSGAVAVNGQVGFVFQNPDHQLVMPTVGADVAFGLVEERLTVPQVRQRVTEALSLVNLQALQQRPIYALSGGQKQRVAIAGAIARHCDILLLDEPTALLDPESQTDLVQQVSELVRQRQMTALWVTHRLEELDYCDGAFLLEGGRVVDSGEPERLKRRLMSQG; this is translated from the coding sequence ATGTCCCAACATCCCGCCATTACGGTGCGGGATGTCTCATTTGAATGGAACTCGGGCAGCGTTGTCCTCAATCACTGTAGTCTGGAGGTTCCGGCGGGGGAGTTTTGGATGCTCCTGGGAACCAATGGGAGCGGGAAGTCAACGCTGTTACGGATTCTGGCGGATTTATTGCCTCGTAAGAGTGGGGCGGTGGCGGTGAACGGCCAGGTGGGGTTTGTTTTCCAAAATCCGGATCATCAGTTGGTGATGCCGACGGTGGGGGCCGATGTGGCCTTTGGTTTGGTGGAGGAACGGCTTACCGTTCCCCAGGTGCGGCAACGGGTGACGGAAGCCCTGAGTTTGGTGAATTTACAAGCATTGCAACAACGGCCGATTTATGCTCTGAGTGGGGGGCAGAAACAGCGGGTGGCCATTGCCGGGGCGATCGCCCGTCATTGTGATATCTTATTGCTCGATGAACCCACAGCTCTCCTCGACCCGGAGAGTCAGACAGATTTGGTGCAGCAGGTGAGTGAGTTAGTCCGCCAGCGACAGATGACAGCCTTGTGGGTGACCCATCGTTTAGAGGAATTAGATTATTGTGATGGAGCCTTTCTCCTAGAAGGGGGGCGAGTGGTGGACTCAGGGGAGCCGGAACGCCTTAAACGCCGCTTAATGTCCCAGGGCTGA
- the psbD gene encoding photosystem II D2 protein (photosystem q(a) protein) — MTIAVSRAPERSWFDVLDDWLKRDRFVFVGWSGILLFPCAYLAVGGWLTGTTFVTSWYTHGLASSYLEGCNFLTVAVSTPPDSLGHSLLFLWGPEAQWNFARWCQLGGLWTFTALHGAFGLIGFMLRQFEIARLVGLRPYNAIAFSGPIAVFVSVFLLYPLGQSSWFFAPSFGVAAIFRFILFFQGFHNWTLNPFHMMGVAGILGGALLCAIHGATVENTLFQDGEGANTFRAFEPTQAEETYSMVTANRFWSQIFGIAFSNKRWLHFFMLFVPVTGLWMSAIGVVGLGLNLRAYDFTSQEIRAAEDPEFETFYTKNILLNEGIRAWMAPTDQPHQNFEFPEEVLPRGNAL; from the coding sequence ATGACCATCGCTGTAAGTCGCGCGCCAGAACGAAGCTGGTTCGACGTACTCGACGACTGGCTCAAGCGCGATCGATTCGTGTTTGTCGGCTGGTCCGGAATCCTTCTGTTCCCCTGTGCCTACCTCGCCGTCGGCGGTTGGCTCACCGGAACCACCTTTGTCACATCCTGGTATACCCACGGTCTAGCATCGTCCTACCTGGAAGGTTGTAACTTCCTGACCGTTGCCGTGTCCACCCCCCCTGACAGCTTGGGTCACTCCCTGCTGTTCCTGTGGGGACCCGAAGCCCAGTGGAACTTTGCCCGCTGGTGCCAACTCGGTGGACTCTGGACCTTTACCGCCCTGCACGGTGCCTTCGGACTGATTGGCTTTATGCTGCGTCAGTTTGAAATTGCCCGTTTGGTGGGATTGCGTCCCTACAATGCGATCGCCTTCAGCGGTCCCATTGCCGTGTTCGTGAGCGTGTTCCTGCTCTATCCCCTAGGACAATCGAGCTGGTTCTTTGCTCCGAGCTTCGGTGTCGCGGCAATCTTCCGTTTCATCCTCTTTTTCCAAGGGTTCCACAACTGGACCCTCAACCCCTTCCATATGATGGGGGTTGCCGGGATTCTCGGCGGGGCGCTGCTCTGTGCCATTCACGGTGCCACCGTGGAAAACACCCTCTTCCAAGATGGTGAAGGAGCTAACACCTTCCGCGCCTTTGAACCCACCCAAGCGGAAGAAACCTATTCTATGGTGACCGCTAACCGCTTCTGGTCTCAGATTTTCGGGATTGCCTTCTCCAACAAACGCTGGTTGCACTTCTTCATGCTCTTTGTTCCCGTCACGGGACTGTGGATGAGTGCCATCGGTGTGGTGGGACTCGGCTTAAACCTGCGGGCCTATGACTTCACCAGCCAAGAAATTCGCGCGGCTGAAGACCCCGAATTTGAAACCTTCTACACCAAAAACATCCTTCTCAACGAGGGGATTCGCGCTTGGATGGCACCGACCGACCAACCGCACCAAAACTTTGAGTTCCCCGAGGAAGTTCTACCTCGCGGTAACGCGCTCTAA
- a CDS encoding Ig-like domain-containing protein translates to MRYSSFAFSPSRLVVLDAGVDSLQSLAAGVLAGVEVLVLRGDRDGVVQITEAIAARPGLEELHIIAHGCPGSLRLGNRELNLQRLRDTSSGIPDWGEGKGDWAIALYGCQVAAGDAGAEFIEKLHDLTGATISASTRVVGQAELGGTWELDVQQGLGPVPGVVLDESVRRSYQGVFPFDLGPTQANEVFQITPDVLRGFGPYGELFPEEVTSGQGVSLIISNTNNARYDPRNFNFFRALPEFEAGNTDTFFIDEFTFRGIAGGTIENRLVRIKVRGVNEPPVASNFSIGIGEPPLLKTQTFVVNSPANSQSLRQNATDIDNDDDTLTFSGPNTSARGAVVTINADGTYTYDPRNVAEIQQVPDGQTITDTFQYTVKDPGELTDSGTVTVQIRGLNTPIIANDDEATVRRGQSVTIPVLANDTNIEGGPATILSFDTSTDNGGSISRSGDSLIYRAPNDFIGIDTFEYIAVNEGGSDRATVTITVNTPPNASNVTAFSESAAQPIRIPVLDNDSDPDEPFGDSIRVKSVDEFPRRGGRLSILSTGEILYTAPSGYNGPNRFQYTIEDSLGATDTATVVINPPRAQDDAFRTRPDQVLRMPVLDNDEVFSNVSIVAFDTEGINEGSITRDGDRLVYVAKPGFEGFDYFEYTIEDIDGNRSTAQVEVLVSPSVRTPEEEEARRREPDNPFGNLGSTIQIPPIPDRGPNPSVDRLEVPADSEDFVLIGDANANTLIARDGANNVIAGLEGNDNIFGGTGDDTLFGNQGNDFIRARAGNNLIFGGAGDDYIEAGPGNDTIYGNRGNDIIKGSSADDLIFGDSGINRIDGGSGNDTIIGGVDADIITGNAGNDIIAGGGGDDRIQGGDGNDLIFGNEGNDLLDGGRGNDTIYGGQGNDTIYGSAGNNRLKGDLGNDVLVSGSGADSFVLEVPDDGSVDLILNFSPDRGDKIVVLGGFNASDIIVQPSGDNSLIRLANTDITLAVLQSFPFDAIGPDDFVFE, encoded by the coding sequence ATGCGCTATTCGTCGTTTGCTTTTTCTCCCTCCCGCCTCGTTGTTCTCGATGCTGGGGTCGACTCGCTTCAATCTCTGGCGGCTGGGGTTCTGGCTGGGGTGGAGGTTCTCGTCCTGCGGGGCGATCGCGATGGGGTGGTGCAAATCACTGAGGCGATCGCGGCTCGGCCCGGACTCGAAGAGTTGCATATTATCGCTCATGGTTGTCCAGGGTCCCTGAGATTGGGAAACCGTGAGCTGAATTTGCAGCGGCTGAGGGATACGTCTTCAGGTATACCGGATTGGGGTGAGGGAAAAGGAGACTGGGCGATCGCCCTCTACGGCTGTCAGGTGGCGGCTGGGGATGCGGGGGCGGAGTTTATTGAGAAATTACATGATCTGACGGGGGCGACGATTTCTGCGTCGACTCGGGTTGTGGGTCAGGCGGAGTTGGGTGGAACTTGGGAGTTGGATGTCCAGCAGGGTCTGGGTCCGGTTCCTGGGGTTGTGTTGGATGAGTCGGTCCGGCGATCGTATCAGGGAGTGTTTCCTTTTGACTTGGGACCGACCCAGGCAAATGAAGTATTTCAAATTACCCCTGATGTTCTCCGAGGCTTTGGTCCTTATGGGGAATTATTCCCTGAAGAAGTAACCAGTGGACAAGGTGTTTCCCTCATTATTTCTAATACCAATAATGCCCGCTACGATCCCAGGAATTTCAATTTTTTTAGAGCGTTACCTGAATTTGAGGCAGGAAACACAGATACATTTTTTATTGATGAATTTACCTTTCGGGGAATAGCAGGAGGGACGATTGAAAACCGGCTTGTTCGGATCAAAGTTCGCGGCGTTAATGAACCCCCAGTAGCCTCCAATTTCTCGATTGGTATTGGTGAGCCACCCCTTTTAAAAACGCAAACTTTCGTTGTCAATAGCCCAGCAAATAGTCAGTCATTGCGGCAAAACGCCACTGATATTGACAACGATGATGATACCTTAACGTTTAGCGGACCTAACACCAGTGCTCGGGGAGCGGTAGTTACCATCAACGCAGATGGAACCTATACCTATGACCCGAGGAATGTTGCTGAAATTCAACAGGTCCCCGATGGTCAGACCATTACCGACACATTTCAATACACCGTTAAAGACCCCGGTGAATTAACAGACAGTGGAACTGTCACCGTTCAGATTCGTGGCTTAAACACACCGATTATTGCCAATGACGACGAAGCCACCGTACGACGGGGGCAATCCGTTACGATTCCGGTGTTGGCGAATGATACTAATATCGAAGGTGGGCCCGCTACTATTCTCAGTTTTGACACAAGCACCGATAATGGAGGGAGTATCAGCCGCAGTGGTGACTCATTGATTTACCGTGCTCCCAACGATTTTATTGGGATAGATACCTTTGAATATATCGCCGTTAACGAAGGGGGGAGCGATCGCGCAACAGTCACCATTACCGTCAACACGCCTCCCAATGCCTCGAATGTCACCGCCTTTAGTGAATCAGCCGCACAACCGATTCGCATTCCCGTTTTAGACAACGACAGCGACCCCGATGAACCCTTTGGGGATAGCATCAGGGTCAAGAGTGTTGATGAGTTTCCCCGCCGGGGAGGTCGCCTCAGTATCCTTAGTACCGGAGAAATTCTCTACACCGCTCCCAGTGGCTATAACGGACCGAACCGTTTTCAATACACCATCGAAGACAGTCTCGGGGCCACCGATACCGCTACCGTTGTGATTAACCCCCCGAGAGCGCAGGATGACGCCTTCCGCACCCGTCCAGATCAGGTGTTGCGGATGCCGGTACTCGACAATGATGAAGTCTTTAGCAATGTGTCCATTGTGGCCTTTGACACCGAAGGTATCAATGAAGGCTCCATTACTCGCGATGGGGACCGACTCGTCTATGTGGCTAAACCCGGATTTGAGGGCTTCGACTATTTCGAGTACACCATTGAAGATATTGATGGTAATCGCTCCACCGCTCAGGTTGAAGTTCTCGTTTCTCCAAGTGTGCGGACTCCTGAAGAAGAGGAAGCACGCCGTCGTGAACCCGATAACCCCTTTGGGAATCTCGGCAGTACCATTCAAATTCCCCCCATTCCCGATCGCGGCCCCAATCCTAGCGTGGATCGCCTAGAGGTTCCCGCCGATAGTGAGGACTTTGTTCTGATTGGTGATGCCAATGCCAATACCCTGATCGCCCGCGATGGTGCAAATAACGTTATTGCCGGATTAGAAGGCAATGACAATATTTTTGGAGGGACGGGGGATGATACTCTCTTTGGCAACCAGGGCAATGACTTCATTCGTGCTCGTGCCGGCAACAATCTCATCTTTGGCGGTGCGGGGGATGATTATATTGAGGCGGGTCCTGGTAATGACACGATTTATGGCAATCGCGGCAACGATATCATCAAGGGGAGTTCCGCTGATGACTTAATCTTTGGTGATTCAGGAATTAACCGTATTGATGGGGGGTCTGGAAATGACACCATCATTGGGGGAGTGGATGCTGACATCATCACCGGAAATGCGGGCAACGATATCATTGCTGGTGGTGGCGGTGATGATCGTATCCAAGGCGGTGATGGCAATGATTTAATCTTTGGCAATGAGGGGAATGATTTGCTTGATGGCGGTCGTGGCAATGACACTATCTACGGTGGACAGGGCAATGACACCATCTACGGAAGTGCAGGGAATAACCGCCTCAAGGGAGATTTGGGCAATGATGTCCTTGTTAGTGGTAGTGGTGCTGACTCGTTTGTGTTGGAAGTTCCCGATGATGGTTCGGTGGATCTGATTCTTAACTTCAGTCCAGATCGGGGTGACAAAATTGTGGTGTTAGGTGGCTTTAATGCGTCTGATATTATTGTTCAACCCAGTGGTGACAATAGCCTAATTCGCCTTGCCAATACGGACATTACCTTGGCGGTCTTACAAAGTTTTCCTTTTGATGCGATCGGCCCTGATGATTTTGTCTTTGAGTGA
- a CDS encoding PP2C family protein-serine/threonine phosphatase, with translation MEENLAKLYCPNPTCQAVNDESHESCQVCRTSLPKRYLWAMVLRDPDNTQVNEDWDDLELGDVWCDRYWHKGDRIVLDTRPGNFPDLPEIVPPSLEPYLRLFPYRWHVPQLYGRAGAPSQLKGRSIWLLDEAPIRRDPSGVWLLQPSLKEKWANASPLRQLNWLWQIARLWQPCCQEGVASSLLDPNRLRVEGGMVRLSHLAADRHPQSLDNLGRFWSGFIERTAPPVKDYLNELCDRLMGGNIKREAQLIAALERAIEQVSAHRRYQARVAAHTDRGPSRSRNEDACYPVNGQRGNSEQYPLTLVCDGVGGHEGGDIASNLAIHIVEQQLRPFRNRRHRPDRDRLLQGIQDAILKANDAISDRNNQEQRHGRQRMGTTLVMALAQHQDLYITHIGDSRAYLITRHNCYPITIDDDVASREVRLGYAFYQEALQRPAAGSLIQALGMGSSNNLHPTTSHFVIDDDCICLLCSDGLSDYDRVDRIWQREIQPLLDSRGNLQQAVSKLIEIANHQNGHDNVTISLLHLSVDKKPTNLPSTQDLLACLDKLPRAVPPDRDETIGFLNNEDNADTQASTASHLSPTEILPSPKRSPRSWLQVTLLIALFAGIVGGVAYALTQYQPSSPEVADPNTAPPAPSEDDGIAAQLEDPTPIGVGDILRFNRPIELYSIPGTSAPPRTFPNENQFFLVETMQRPDADSPEWFQLTPCTVLPYPVGGWVTLEMIKDAEFSLVDEIPPSCNADDN, from the coding sequence ATGGAAGAAAACTTGGCAAAGTTGTACTGTCCCAATCCCACCTGTCAGGCTGTCAATGATGAAAGCCATGAGTCTTGCCAAGTTTGTCGGACCTCGCTGCCCAAGCGTTACCTCTGGGCAATGGTCTTGCGCGATCCTGACAATACCCAAGTCAATGAAGACTGGGATGACCTGGAACTGGGTGACGTTTGGTGCGATCGCTACTGGCATAAAGGCGATCGCATCGTCCTCGATACCCGCCCAGGGAACTTCCCGGACCTACCAGAAATCGTCCCCCCTTCACTCGAACCCTATCTACGCCTCTTTCCTTACCGCTGGCACGTGCCTCAGCTCTATGGGCGAGCCGGGGCCCCCTCACAGCTCAAGGGTCGCTCCATCTGGCTCCTAGACGAAGCCCCCATTCGTCGTGATCCCTCAGGAGTCTGGCTCCTGCAACCAAGCCTCAAAGAAAAATGGGCCAACGCCTCCCCTCTACGTCAACTCAACTGGCTCTGGCAAATCGCCCGTCTATGGCAACCCTGCTGTCAAGAAGGAGTGGCCTCTAGTCTCCTTGACCCCAACCGGCTACGGGTTGAAGGGGGAATGGTTCGCCTGTCTCATCTCGCCGCCGATCGTCATCCTCAAAGCCTCGATAACCTTGGTCGCTTTTGGAGTGGCTTCATTGAACGGACGGCTCCCCCGGTCAAAGATTATCTCAACGAGCTGTGCGATCGCCTCATGGGAGGTAACATCAAGCGGGAAGCCCAACTGATTGCCGCCCTTGAACGGGCGATCGAACAAGTAAGCGCCCACCGCCGTTATCAAGCCCGAGTTGCCGCTCACACCGATCGCGGCCCCAGTCGTTCCCGCAACGAAGATGCCTGCTATCCCGTCAACGGTCAGCGGGGAAACTCCGAACAATACCCCCTAACCCTAGTTTGTGATGGGGTAGGCGGTCATGAAGGAGGAGACATCGCCTCCAACCTAGCCATTCACATCGTCGAGCAACAACTACGTCCCTTCCGCAATCGCCGTCATCGCCCTGATCGCGATCGCCTCCTGCAAGGGATTCAAGATGCCATCCTCAAAGCCAACGACGCCATCAGCGATCGCAACAACCAAGAACAACGCCATGGTCGCCAACGCATGGGAACCACCCTCGTCATGGCCCTGGCTCAACACCAAGACCTCTACATCACCCATATCGGGGACAGTCGAGCTTATCTCATCACCCGTCACAACTGCTATCCCATCACCATTGATGACGACGTGGCCAGTCGTGAAGTGCGTCTAGGCTATGCGTTCTATCAAGAAGCCCTACAACGACCCGCCGCCGGTTCCCTAATCCAAGCCCTAGGCATGGGGTCCTCGAACAACCTACATCCCACCACGAGCCACTTTGTCATTGACGACGATTGCATCTGTCTACTGTGTTCCGACGGACTCAGCGACTATGATCGCGTTGACCGCATTTGGCAACGGGAGATTCAGCCCCTCCTAGACAGCAGAGGTAATCTCCAGCAAGCCGTCAGCAAACTCATCGAAATTGCCAACCATCAAAACGGCCACGACAATGTCACCATTTCCTTACTCCATCTGAGCGTTGACAAAAAGCCCACTAACCTCCCTTCAACCCAAGATCTCCTCGCCTGCCTCGACAAACTTCCCCGCGCCGTTCCTCCAGACCGAGATGAAACCATTGGCTTCCTCAACAACGAGGACAATGCTGACACCCAAGCCTCCACCGCCAGCCATCTCAGCCCAACCGAAATCCTTCCTAGCCCCAAACGCTCCCCCCGAAGCTGGCTACAGGTGACCCTCCTGATTGCCCTCTTTGCCGGCATTGTGGGAGGGGTCGCCTATGCCCTCACCCAGTACCAGCCCTCCAGCCCCGAGGTCGCAGACCCTAACACAGCCCCCCCTGCCCCCTCCGAGGATGATGGCATTGCAGCTCAACTCGAAGACCCAACACCAATTGGCGTTGGCGATATCCTGCGTTTCAACCGTCCCATCGAGTTGTATAGCATTCCCGGGACATCCGCTCCCCCGCGAACCTTTCCCAATGAAAACCAGTTTTTCCTCGTTGAAACAATGCAACGTCCTGACGCAGACTCCCCTGAATGGTTTCAATTAACCCCCTGTACCGTTTTGCCCTACCCCGTCGGAGGTTGGGTGACCCTAGAGATGATTAAAGACGCAGAGTTTTCCCTCGTTGATGAGATCCCCCCAAGCTGCAATGCCGACGATAACTGA
- a CDS encoding pantothenate kinase — MSLPQECEMQQPWLAIALGNSRLHWARFESGAIAARGHSPHFKGSETRESLEQRPWWPEVRSGLPLVVASVVPQQLRRLARYLPETSPMYRLTTDSLPLQGLYPGLGLDRGLAGLGAGERWGFPVLVIDGGTALTLTGFDEERVLVGGAIAPGVALQCRALCKGTALPQQPNLLIDGALPPRWASDTGQAIRSGILYTLLAGVQGFIQQWRRRFPDSAVVFTGGDGAMLASGLSQIAPELGADWCVDPDAMFWGMALIWMQKKTVQT; from the coding sequence ATGAGTCTGCCTCAGGAATGTGAGATGCAACAGCCATGGTTGGCGATCGCCCTGGGGAATTCCCGTCTGCATTGGGCCCGGTTTGAGTCGGGGGCGATCGCGGCGAGGGGCCATAGTCCTCATTTTAAGGGGTCTGAGACAAGGGAATCTTTGGAACAACGGCCATGGTGGCCAGAGGTGAGGTCAGGATTGCCTCTGGTGGTGGCGAGTGTGGTTCCTCAACAGCTTCGACGGCTGGCTCGATATCTGCCGGAGACAAGCCCCATGTACCGGCTGACAACGGACTCTCTCCCCCTACAAGGACTTTATCCTGGGTTGGGTTTGGATCGGGGTTTGGCCGGGTTGGGGGCGGGGGAGCGTTGGGGGTTTCCGGTGCTGGTCATTGATGGGGGAACGGCCCTGACACTGACGGGGTTTGATGAGGAAAGAGTGTTGGTTGGAGGCGCGATCGCCCCGGGAGTCGCACTCCAGTGCCGCGCCTTATGTAAGGGAACGGCGTTACCGCAGCAGCCCAATCTCTTAATTGATGGGGCTCTTCCACCTCGTTGGGCCTCAGATACGGGGCAGGCAATTCGCAGTGGCATTCTCTATACCCTATTGGCGGGAGTTCAAGGATTTATTCAACAGTGGCGACGGCGGTTTCCGGATAGTGCTGTGGTTTTTACTGGGGGAGACGGGGCAATGTTAGCATCGGGCCTTAGCCAAATTGCCCCTGAGTTGGGAGCAGATTGGTGTGTGGACCCTGATGCGATGTTTTGGGGAATGGCGCTGATATGGATGCAAAAAAAGACCGTCCAAACCTAA
- a CDS encoding GAF domain-containing sensor histidine kinase — protein MPDNREDNTLDLQRQVQVANLINQINTELSSTLELEDSLNTACRLLCQTLNCSRASVLVQDDGDPDSLITQGEYMDGEYPSQMGLRIDAQDNSHLQVLMSQNTPVSERDMLEFPGLGAQTREALESLKIKSMLAMATRYQGNVNGIIGLHQCDQPRQWQDWEEQLLQGVARQLGIAIDRARLYKTSQDAAAQEAFLRLVTNKIRNTLDVETILQTAVDGARRLLQADRVVIYQFQENWKGRVVVEDVTEPWTSVLGNMGADDCFSGEYAHLYQEGRIRAIDNIETDLDLDECHASFLKKLDVKANLIIPILIGQNQEGDLPELWGLLIVHQCSSSRHWRVRESHLMSQLADQIAIAIQQAEILARSQAQAERESLLRLMTERVHSTLDLPEILQTAVTGIRGLLETDRVLVYQFINGKEGGWDGDVVVEDVSQPQWSIINQKTCDDCFGGEHTQLYLKGRVRAINNVANDPDLDDCHRQFLSNISVQANLIVPIVTKLADSPDGEIYLWGLLLAQACAAPRQWQDDEMGLLGQLSEQIAIGIQQAELYNQTKTQAQELQATLDRLQSTQLQLIQTEKLSGLGKMAAGVAHEINNANNFIFANLHYVQEYGTSLLEGLACLDSEAAINLKEDLDFDYIQEDFPNMLKSMREGSQRIHTVVRSLQTFSHLNEAEVKSVNLHDCLDSSLSMLQLRFHANLSIEKEYSPEMPQVACYPGQVNQVFFNLIENALDALESQPGSVELCLRTEVLSEDWVRISITDNGPGIAPEIRDRIFDPFFTTKPVGSGTGLGLSTCYQTIVQGHQGKLYLNPDLDSGTEIRIELPVHRRDCT, from the coding sequence GTGCCAGACAACCGAGAGGATAACACCCTGGATTTACAACGTCAGGTTCAAGTTGCCAACCTGATTAACCAAATCAATACAGAACTCAGTAGTACCCTTGAACTCGAAGATAGTCTCAACACCGCCTGTCGCCTTCTCTGTCAAACTCTCAACTGTAGTCGGGCCAGTGTTCTCGTACAAGATGATGGCGATCCTGACAGCTTAATAACCCAAGGTGAATATATGGATGGGGAGTATCCCAGCCAAATGGGCCTAAGAATTGACGCACAAGACAACAGCCATCTTCAGGTATTAATGTCTCAAAATACCCCGGTCAGTGAGCGGGATATGCTGGAATTTCCCGGATTAGGGGCCCAAACCCGAGAGGCCTTAGAGTCTTTAAAAATTAAATCCATGTTGGCCATGGCCACCCGCTATCAGGGGAACGTAAACGGTATTATTGGCTTACATCAATGCGATCAGCCTCGCCAGTGGCAAGACTGGGAAGAACAACTCTTACAGGGAGTTGCGCGTCAGCTTGGAATTGCCATTGATCGGGCCCGGCTCTACAAAACTAGTCAAGATGCCGCTGCCCAGGAAGCCTTTTTGCGGTTAGTAACGAATAAAATTCGTAATACCCTAGATGTTGAGACCATTTTGCAAACTGCCGTTGACGGAGCCCGTCGTCTTCTGCAAGCGGATCGCGTTGTCATTTATCAATTTCAGGAGAATTGGAAAGGTCGAGTGGTCGTTGAAGACGTCACTGAGCCTTGGACATCTGTCCTGGGAAATATGGGCGCCGATGATTGTTTTTCGGGAGAATATGCCCACCTATATCAAGAGGGACGCATCCGAGCTATCGATAATATCGAAACGGACTTAGATTTAGATGAATGTCACGCTAGCTTTCTCAAAAAATTAGATGTTAAAGCCAATTTAATTATTCCCATTCTTATCGGTCAAAATCAAGAGGGAGATCTCCCGGAACTTTGGGGGCTTTTGATTGTCCATCAATGCAGTAGTTCCCGCCATTGGCGAGTTCGAGAAAGTCATCTCATGTCACAACTGGCCGACCAGATCGCCATCGCTATTCAACAAGCAGAAATCTTAGCCCGTTCTCAAGCCCAAGCGGAACGAGAATCTCTCTTACGGCTTATGACGGAGCGGGTACATAGTACCCTAGATTTACCAGAAATTCTGCAAACAGCTGTGACGGGTATCCGGGGACTCTTGGAGACTGACCGAGTCCTGGTGTATCAGTTTATTAATGGTAAAGAGGGAGGATGGGATGGGGATGTTGTCGTTGAGGATGTCTCCCAGCCTCAATGGTCAATTATTAATCAAAAAACCTGTGACGATTGCTTTGGCGGTGAACATACTCAACTCTATCTAAAAGGGCGAGTTCGTGCTATCAATAATGTTGCCAATGACCCAGACCTCGATGACTGTCACCGTCAATTCCTAAGTAATATTTCAGTTCAGGCTAATTTAATTGTTCCTATCGTCACAAAATTAGCAGATTCTCCAGATGGAGAAATCTATTTATGGGGATTATTACTCGCTCAAGCCTGTGCAGCGCCCCGTCAATGGCAGGATGATGAAATGGGACTCCTAGGGCAATTGTCGGAACAAATTGCCATCGGCATTCAACAGGCTGAGTTATACAACCAAACGAAAACTCAGGCTCAGGAACTTCAAGCGACGTTAGACCGTTTACAATCCACTCAACTTCAGTTAATTCAAACGGAAAAACTCTCCGGACTGGGGAAAATGGCAGCAGGAGTAGCCCATGAAATCAACAATGCTAATAACTTTATTTTTGCCAACCTTCACTATGTCCAAGAATATGGAACATCCTTGCTAGAAGGTTTAGCCTGCTTAGATAGTGAGGCCGCGATTAACCTAAAAGAGGACTTAGATTTCGACTATATTCAGGAAGACTTCCCGAATATGCTCAAATCAATGCGTGAGGGGAGTCAGCGAATTCATACGGTGGTGCGATCGCTGCAAACCTTTTCCCATTTAAACGAAGCTGAAGTTAAGTCAGTCAATCTCCATGACTGTTTAGACAGTAGCCTATCGATGTTGCAGTTGCGCTTTCACGCCAACCTCAGTATTGAGAAAGAGTATAGCCCAGAGATGCCACAAGTCGCCTGTTATCCGGGACAAGTGAATCAGGTGTTTTTCAATTTAATCGAAAATGCCTTAGATGCCCTAGAAAGTCAGCCAGGCTCTGTAGAACTGTGCCTACGAACAGAAGTCTTGTCAGAGGATTGGGTTCGAATCTCCATCACCGATAACGGTCCCGGAATTGCCCCCGAGATTCGCGATCGCATCTTCGATCCCTTCTTTACCACCAAACCCGTAGGCTCAGGAACGGGCCTTGGGCTGTCCACCTGTTACCAAACCATCGTCCAAGGTCATCAGGGTAAACTGTATCTTAATCCTGACCTTGACTCAGGCACAGAAATTCGTATTGAGTTGCCTGTCCATCGCCGTGACTGCACCTGA